One window of the Salminus brasiliensis chromosome 1, fSalBra1.hap2, whole genome shotgun sequence genome contains the following:
- the LOC140567149 gene encoding phospholemman-like, protein MARILAMVFITFVSLVFAEDQKTEDDPFTFDYHRLRVGGLILAAVLCLIGITILLSGHCRCKFNQDKRRRTGSNAATQQMLNDTARASEC, encoded by the exons ATGGCACGGATTTTGGCAATGGTCTTTATTACAT TTGTGTCCCTCGTTTTCGCAGAGGATCAGAAAA CAGAGGATGATCCATTCACATTCG ATTATCATCGGCTACGTGTTGGAGGGCTAATCCTGGCAGCAGTCTTGTGTCTGATTGGAATCACCATTCTTCTCA GTGGGCACTGCAGATGCAAATTCAACCAGGACAAGAG GAGGAGGACTGGAAGTAATGCAGCTACTCAACAGATGCTCAATGACACAG CAAGGGCAAGTGAGTGCTAA